One window of the Diospyros lotus cultivar Yz01 chromosome 12, ASM1463336v1, whole genome shotgun sequence genome contains the following:
- the LOC127787294 gene encoding NADH dehydrogenase [ubiquinone] 1 beta subcomplex subunit 8, mitochondrial, which produces MAGKLSHVASRIMGGNGVVSRSIASSLRLRSGMGLPVGKHIVPDKPLPVNDELVWDNGTSFPEPCIDRIADTVGKYEALAWLCGGLSFFASLGLLAVWNDKASKTPFAPKVYPYDNLRVELGGEP; this is translated from the exons ATGGCAGGGAAATTGAGCCATGTAGCGTCTCGGATCATGGGCGGAAACGGCGTCGTTTCTCGCTCCATCGCCTCTTCTCTCCGGCTCCGCTCCGGCATGGGCCTCCCCGTCGGCAAACACATCGTCCCCGACAAACCC CTTCCAGTAAACGACGAGCTGGTTTGGGACAACGGCACTTCATTCCCGGAACCTTGTATAGATCGCATCGCCGACACAGTCGGGAAG TATGAAGCTTTGGCTTGGTTGTGCGGGGGTTTGAGTTTTTTCGCTTCTCTTGGATTGCTGGCTGTCTGGAATGACAAAGCCTCTAAGACACCTTTT GCTCCAAAGGTCTATCCTTACGACAATCTTCGAGTAGAGCTCGGCGGTGAACCTTAG